A stretch of the Bacillaceae bacterium S4-13-56 genome encodes the following:
- the ribF gene encoding riboflavin biosynthesis protein RibF, with protein sequence MKTIYLENHQVIDSNQFPPVVLAIGYFDGVHLGHQQVIKKAVEIAQEKGLDSAVMTFFPHPSVVLKREKPHTRYISPIVDKKELMKSLGVEHLYLVHFTEELANLLPQEFVDRFFIDLQVKHVVAGFDFSYGRLGKGTMETLPFHSRGAFEQTTINQVNDQVGKISSTRIRNALVNGKIEEANFLLGRPYYIKGKVVLGDQRGRTIGVPTANIHMDGEYFIPRTGVYAVTVEIDGKSFTGMANLGYKPTFHSDKNEPILEVHLFDVHKDLYDRILKVEFHRFIRDEKKFSGIDELIKQIKEDEEKIRLFFS encoded by the coding sequence TTGAAAACTATTTATTTAGAAAATCATCAAGTGATAGATTCAAACCAATTTCCGCCAGTAGTCCTTGCTATTGGATATTTTGATGGTGTACATTTAGGTCATCAACAAGTGATTAAAAAAGCCGTTGAAATTGCACAGGAAAAAGGTTTGGATAGTGCTGTTATGACATTTTTTCCGCATCCCTCCGTTGTCTTAAAGAGAGAGAAACCTCATACTAGATACATTTCACCCATTGTGGATAAGAAAGAATTAATGAAATCTCTAGGGGTGGAGCACTTATATTTAGTTCATTTTACAGAGGAATTAGCTAATTTATTGCCACAAGAATTTGTTGATCGCTTCTTTATTGATTTACAAGTGAAGCATGTTGTCGCAGGATTTGATTTTTCTTATGGCAGATTAGGCAAAGGGACAATGGAAACTCTTCCTTTCCACTCTAGAGGAGCCTTTGAACAAACTACGATTAATCAAGTTAATGATCAAGTTGGGAAAATTAGTTCTACTCGGATACGAAATGCTTTAGTTAATGGAAAAATAGAGGAAGCAAATTTTTTGTTGGGACGGCCATATTATATTAAGGGCAAAGTAGTTCTAGGAGATCAAAGAGGGAGAACTATTGGAGTTCCCACAGCCAATATTCATATGGATGGTGAGTATTTTATTCCAAGAACAGGCGTATATGCGGTTACAGTTGAAATAGACGGAAAATCTTTTACTGGAATGGCGAATTTAGGATATAAGCCCACCTTTCATTCCGACAAAAATGAACCTATCTTAGAGGTTCACCTATTTGATGTTCATAAAGACTTATATGATCGAATTTTGAAGGTTGAATTTCATCGATTTATTCGAGATGAAAAGAAATTTTCTGGCATTGATGAATTAATTAAACAAATAAAAGAGGATGAAGAAAAAATCCGCTTGTTTTTTAGCTGA
- the rpsO gene encoding 30S ribosomal protein S15 has product MAITQERKNQIIEEYKTHDQDTGSPEVQIAVLTEQINTLNEHLRTHKKDHHSRRGLLKMVGKRRNLLNYLRNKDVTRYRELIQKLGLRR; this is encoded by the coding sequence ATGGCTATTACTCAAGAACGTAAAAATCAAATCATTGAGGAATACAAGACTCATGATCAAGACACTGGATCTCCTGAGGTTCAGATTGCTGTCCTTACGGAACAGATCAATACGCTAAATGAGCACTTGCGTACCCATAAGAAGGATCATCATTCACGTCGTGGTCTTCTTAAAATGGTTGGTAAGCGTCGTAACCTTTTGAATTACTTACGTAATAAAGATGTTACACGTTACCGTGAACTTATCCAAAAGCTAGGATTACGTCGTTAG
- the pnp gene encoding polyribonucleotide nucleotidyltransferase yields the protein MAENKQVFSIEVAGRLLTVEVGELAKQANGACMIRYGDTSVLSTATGSKEPKDLPFFPLTVNYEERLYAVGKIPGGFIKREGRPSEKAVLASRLIDRPIRPLFPDGFRNDVQVISIVMSVDQDCSSEMAAMLGSSLALSISDIPFGGPIAGVIVGRVDGEFIINPTVDQEEKSDIYLSVAGTKDAVNMVEAEAKEVPEDVMLEAIMFGHEEIKRLIAFQEKIVAQVGKEKMQVKLLETPKDLEEEVSDKAKEKLLRAIRVEEKHAREDAISEVKKEIVSQYEKEEADEEKIKLVEKILDKMVKEEVRRLITKEKVRPDGRKIDEIRPLSSRVGILPRTHGSGLFTRGQTQALSICTLGALGDVQILDGLDLEESKRFMHHYNFPSFSVGETGPIRGPGRREIGHGALGERALEQVIPDEKEFPYTIRLVSEVLESNGSTSQASICASTLAMMDAGVPIKAPVAGIAMGLVKSGEDYTILTDIQGMEDFLGDMDFKVAGTEKGVTALQMDIKIEGLSREILDEALHQARVGRLEILKHMLSTLNQPRTELSTYAPKILTMAIKPDKIRDVIGPSGKQINKIIEETGVKIDIEQDGSVFISSIDSEMNEKAKKIIEDIVREVQVGQTYLGTVKRIEKFGAFVEIFSGKEGLVHISEVAEERINKVEDVLSIGDKILVKVKEIDRQGRVNLSRKAILLEQKEREQSAKS from the coding sequence ATGGCAGAGAATAAACAAGTTTTCTCTATTGAAGTTGCAGGACGCTTATTAACTGTAGAAGTCGGTGAACTTGCCAAGCAAGCCAATGGCGCCTGCATGATTCGTTATGGAGATACATCGGTTTTATCAACTGCAACTGGTTCAAAAGAACCTAAGGATCTTCCTTTTTTCCCATTAACTGTGAATTATGAGGAGCGTCTTTATGCAGTAGGTAAAATCCCTGGCGGTTTTATTAAAAGAGAAGGAAGACCAAGTGAAAAAGCGGTGTTGGCATCTCGTCTGATAGACCGTCCGATTCGTCCTCTTTTTCCAGATGGATTTCGAAATGACGTACAAGTCATTAGTATCGTAATGAGTGTGGACCAAGACTGTTCTTCAGAAATGGCAGCTATGCTTGGGTCTTCGCTAGCTCTATCTATTTCTGATATTCCTTTTGGTGGCCCTATAGCAGGTGTTATAGTTGGCCGTGTAGATGGCGAATTCATCATTAACCCAACAGTGGATCAAGAAGAGAAAAGTGATATTTACCTCAGCGTCGCAGGTACGAAAGACGCTGTAAACATGGTAGAAGCTGAAGCTAAAGAAGTTCCAGAAGATGTTATGCTTGAGGCCATCATGTTTGGACATGAAGAAATTAAGCGTCTTATTGCTTTTCAAGAAAAAATTGTTGCTCAAGTTGGTAAAGAAAAAATGCAAGTAAAACTTCTTGAAACTCCTAAAGATTTGGAAGAAGAAGTTTCCGATAAAGCAAAGGAAAAGCTTCTTCGTGCGATTCGAGTAGAAGAAAAACATGCTCGTGAAGATGCGATTTCAGAAGTGAAAAAAGAAATTGTTTCTCAGTACGAAAAAGAAGAAGCAGATGAAGAAAAGATTAAATTGGTTGAAAAGATTTTAGATAAAATGGTAAAAGAAGAAGTTCGCCGACTCATTACAAAGGAAAAAGTACGTCCCGATGGTCGAAAAATCGATGAAATACGTCCATTATCCTCTAGAGTAGGCATTTTACCAAGAACACATGGTTCTGGATTATTTACGCGTGGACAAACTCAAGCGTTAAGTATCTGTACTCTTGGCGCGCTTGGTGATGTTCAAATTCTAGATGGCCTTGATTTAGAAGAATCCAAACGTTTTATGCACCATTACAACTTTCCATCCTTCAGTGTAGGTGAAACAGGTCCAATACGTGGTCCAGGTCGCCGTGAAATTGGGCATGGAGCACTTGGCGAACGTGCTTTAGAGCAAGTGATTCCAGATGAAAAAGAGTTCCCTTATACAATTCGTTTAGTCTCGGAAGTTTTAGAATCAAATGGTTCAACTTCTCAAGCAAGTATTTGTGCGAGTACACTTGCGATGATGGATGCAGGGGTTCCTATTAAAGCTCCTGTTGCGGGAATTGCTATGGGTCTTGTTAAATCTGGTGAGGATTACACCATTCTTACAGATATTCAAGGAATGGAAGATTTTCTTGGAGACATGGACTTTAAGGTTGCTGGAACTGAGAAGGGTGTAACTGCTTTACAAATGGATATCAAGATTGAAGGTCTTTCTAGAGAAATTTTAGATGAGGCTCTACATCAAGCAAGAGTTGGACGTCTTGAAATCTTAAAGCATATGCTTTCAACTTTAAATCAGCCGCGTACAGAGCTTTCAACTTATGCTCCTAAGATACTAACTATGGCTATTAAACCTGATAAAATTCGAGATGTCATTGGCCCAAGTGGCAAGCAGATCAATAAAATCATTGAAGAAACAGGCGTTAAGATTGATATTGAACAGGATGGTTCAGTCTTCATCTCAAGCATCGATTCAGAAATGAATGAAAAGGCAAAGAAAATTATTGAAGATATTGTACGCGAGGTACAAGTAGGACAAACCTACCTCGGAACAGTCAAACGAATTGAAAAATTTGGTGCTTTTGTTGAGATCTTCAGTGGAAAAGAAGGGCTTGTTCACATTTCTGAAGTTGCCGAGGAAAGAATTAATAAAGTAGAAGATGTATTGTCAATTGGTGATAAGATTCTTGTCAAAGTGAAGGAAATAGATCGCCAAGGTCGAGTTAACCTTTCTAGAAAAGCTATTCTTTTAGAGCAGAAAGAAAGGGAACAATCAGCAAAATCCTAA
- a CDS encoding polysaccharide deacetylase family protein, with the protein MGKKYVHFLVFILFAYLSWNAYDNPYTESYIDALETVPVTSNQQEQELMNKIKEIGAQYEEEPKDAVIDKVWKKIPGYNGLKLDVEESYNQMKEKGKFDKNLLSFREVEPEISLNELPPAPIYRGNPNKNMVSLMINVSWGREHIPAMLQALKDQKVKATFFIEGKWAQEHEEDVKLILEEGHEIGNHAYNHPDLRTKSISEIRQQLEQTNEILESITGEVPTLFAPPSGAFTQDVVEVASSLGMETILWTADTIDWKKPTEHVMIKRVMDKIDNGTLILMHPTPVMANGLEELILKIKEKEYRIGTVTNTLSEKR; encoded by the coding sequence ATGGGAAAGAAATATGTTCATTTTCTAGTATTTATTTTATTTGCTTATCTATCTTGGAATGCCTATGATAATCCATATACAGAAAGCTACATTGATGCCTTAGAAACAGTACCAGTAACTTCCAATCAACAAGAACAAGAACTTATGAATAAAATTAAAGAAATAGGTGCTCAATATGAAGAGGAGCCAAAGGATGCAGTGATTGACAAAGTATGGAAAAAAATCCCGGGATATAATGGGTTAAAACTAGATGTGGAAGAATCTTATAATCAAATGAAAGAAAAAGGGAAGTTTGATAAGAACTTACTATCATTTCGTGAAGTTGAGCCTGAGATCTCTCTGAATGAATTACCACCTGCTCCGATCTATAGGGGAAATCCTAATAAGAATATGGTTTCCTTAATGATTAATGTGTCATGGGGAAGGGAGCATATTCCCGCTATGCTTCAAGCACTTAAGGATCAAAAAGTAAAAGCAACATTTTTCATAGAAGGAAAGTGGGCTCAAGAACATGAAGAAGATGTCAAACTTATTTTAGAAGAAGGACATGAGATTGGAAATCATGCCTATAACCATCCGGATCTTCGAACAAAATCAATAAGTGAAATAAGACAACAGTTAGAGCAAACCAACGAAATCCTAGAAAGCATTACTGGTGAAGTGCCTACGCTATTTGCTCCTCCTAGTGGAGCATTTACCCAAGATGTAGTAGAGGTTGCTTCAAGTTTAGGAATGGAAACCATCCTTTGGACAGCGGATACAATTGATTGGAAAAAGCCTACTGAGCACGTCATGATAAAAAGAGTTATGGACAAAATTGATAACGGAACACTCATTCTTATGCATCCTACACCAGTAATGGCTAATGGATTAGAGGAACTAATTTTGAAAATTAAAGAAAAAGAGTATAGAATAGGTACTGTAACAAATACATTAAGTGAAAAGCGGTAA
- a CDS encoding pitrilysin family protein has translation MVKKHTCPNGLRVVLEQIPTVRSATIGIWVLAGSRNETTEQNGISHFIEHMFFKGTKHRTAKDIAEAFDAIGGQVNAFTSKEYTCYYSKVLDEHASYALDVLSDMFFHSTFDPNEMDREKKVVLEEIKMYDDTPDDIVHDLLAKASFGNHALAYPILGTEETLTSFKSEDLRQYMSDYYSPDRVVISVAGNVDESFFNVVEKKFGTYEGNSSTKITFKEKSFNFDHIKRKKETEQAHLCIGYQGLPIGDEDIYSLIVLNNVLGGSMSSRLFQEVREQRGLAYSIFSYHSSFLDNGLLTIYGGTGKDQLSELREIIGVTVENLIQNGLSDKELLNSKEQLKGSLMLGLESTNSRMSQNGKNELLLQRHRTMDEIIDLIQKVDHSSIKRVMDHVFQDGFSSAVISPIENE, from the coding sequence TTGGTAAAAAAACATACTTGTCCAAATGGACTACGTGTCGTACTTGAACAAATTCCAACCGTACGCTCGGCCACTATTGGAATTTGGGTATTAGCAGGATCCCGTAATGAAACGACTGAACAAAATGGAATTTCACACTTTATTGAACATATGTTTTTTAAGGGAACAAAACATCGTACGGCAAAAGATATTGCTGAAGCATTTGATGCCATTGGTGGGCAGGTAAATGCATTTACATCAAAGGAGTATACCTGTTATTACTCAAAAGTACTTGATGAGCATGCATCATATGCCTTAGATGTATTATCCGATATGTTCTTTCACTCAACCTTTGATCCAAACGAAATGGACAGGGAAAAAAAGGTTGTATTAGAAGAGATTAAGATGTATGATGACACACCAGATGATATTGTTCATGATTTATTAGCAAAGGCTTCTTTCGGTAATCATGCCTTGGCCTATCCGATTCTCGGAACAGAGGAAACGTTAACCTCTTTTAAATCCGAGGATTTAAGACAGTATATGAGTGATTATTATTCACCAGATCGTGTTGTTATTTCTGTAGCGGGAAATGTAGATGAGAGCTTCTTTAATGTAGTGGAAAAGAAATTTGGTACTTATGAGGGAAATTCAAGTACCAAAATTACTTTTAAAGAAAAGAGCTTTAATTTTGATCACATTAAGAGAAAGAAGGAAACAGAGCAAGCGCATTTATGCATTGGATATCAAGGGCTGCCAATTGGAGATGAAGATATCTATAGCCTTATTGTCCTAAATAATGTTCTGGGAGGAAGTATGAGCTCTAGGTTATTTCAAGAGGTAAGGGAACAACGGGGGTTAGCTTATTCCATTTTTTCATACCATAGTTCATTTTTGGACAATGGCCTGCTAACGATTTATGGCGGGACCGGTAAGGATCAACTTTCAGAACTACGTGAAATAATTGGGGTTACTGTAGAGAACTTAATTCAAAATGGCCTTTCAGATAAGGAACTATTAAATAGTAAGGAACAATTAAAGGGAAGTTTAATGCTCGGTCTTGAAAGTACAAACAGTAGGATGAGTCAAAACGGCAAGAATGAGCTACTACTTCAACGACATAGAACGATGGATGAAATAATTGATTTGATTCAGAAAGTCGATCATAGCTCAATTAAAAGAGTCATGGATCATGTTTTTCAAGATGGATTCTCAAGTGCTGTCATTTCACCAATAGAAAACGAATAG
- a CDS encoding YlmC/YmxH family sporulation protein yields the protein MRYSSLSQKEIVDVNKGLRMGLLGQTDLEIDEKTGEIHAFVIPSYKWFGMKKEGNHVRIRWDDIQTIGEDMIILSPKL from the coding sequence ATGAGATACAGTTCCTTAAGTCAAAAAGAAATTGTTGACGTAAATAAAGGTCTTAGGATGGGTCTTCTGGGCCAAACAGATTTGGAAATTGACGAAAAGACTGGTGAGATTCATGCTTTTGTAATTCCAAGTTATAAATGGTTTGGGATGAAAAAAGAAGGGAATCATGTTAGAATCCGATGGGATGACATTCAAACTATTGGGGAAGATATGATCATTCTTTCACCTAAATTATAA
- the dpaA gene encoding dipicolinic acid synthetase subunit A, giving the protein MLTDFNIAIIGGDARQLEVIRKLCEWDATIYLCGFDQLDHRFSGSTPLEYDELPFDQLDAIVLPVPGTDDTGKVEAIFSKENIVLQEEDVAKTPEHCIIFSGITNKYLNQMASQTKRTLIPLFNRDDVAIYNSIPTVEGTIMMAIQHTDFTIHSSNIVVTGLGRVGMSTARTFDALGANVSVGARKSEDLARITEMGLTPFEMKDLEHYVKDCDILINTVPAPVVSASVIANLPPNALILDLASKPGGTDFRYAEKRGVQAILALGLPGMVAPKTAGLILAKVISQLIQEQLKERGDS; this is encoded by the coding sequence ATGCTTACTGATTTTAATATTGCCATAATAGGAGGAGACGCAAGACAGTTAGAGGTTATACGAAAGCTTTGCGAATGGGATGCTACTATCTATTTGTGTGGCTTCGATCAATTAGATCATCGTTTTAGTGGCTCTACTCCTTTGGAATATGATGAATTACCATTTGATCAGTTAGATGCCATAGTGCTTCCAGTACCAGGAACAGACGATACAGGGAAAGTGGAGGCAATCTTTTCTAAAGAAAATATTGTTCTTCAGGAGGAAGATGTTGCAAAAACCCCAGAACACTGCATCATATTCTCTGGAATTACAAATAAATATTTAAATCAAATGGCTTCTCAAACGAAAAGAACGCTTATTCCATTATTTAATCGTGATGATGTAGCTATATACAACTCGATTCCAACAGTCGAAGGTACGATTATGATGGCTATACAGCATACAGATTTTACCATTCATTCCTCTAATATAGTAGTAACTGGATTAGGAAGAGTAGGAATGAGTACTGCTAGAACCTTTGATGCATTAGGGGCAAATGTGTCAGTTGGTGCTCGAAAATCAGAGGATCTTGCTAGAATTACTGAGATGGGGTTAACTCCATTTGAGATGAAGGACCTGGAACATTATGTTAAAGACTGTGATATCTTAATTAATACTGTTCCAGCTCCAGTGGTGAGCGCATCAGTGATAGCAAATTTACCACCTAACGCTCTCATACTTGATCTTGCCTCCAAACCAGGGGGAACAGATTTTCGATATGCTGAAAAAAGGGGAGTGCAAGCTATTCTTGCCCTAGGCTTACCAGGAATGGTAGCTCCAAAGACAGCAGGTTTAATACTTGCTAAAGTTATTTCACAGCTTATCCAAGAGCAGTTAAAGGAAAGGGGAGATTCATAA
- the dpaB gene encoding dipicolinate synthase subunit B: MDLKGKRIGFGLTGSHCTYDAVFPQLKNLVDGGAEVIPVVSYTVKNTDSKFGEAAEHIRKIEEITGREVIASIPDAEPLGPKFPLDCMVIAPLTGNSMSKFANALTDSPVLMAAKATLRNQNPVVLGISTNDALGLNGVNLMRLMATKGIYFIPYGQDDPIKKPNSLVADMNQLIPAVEKALDREQLQPVIVPKT, translated from the coding sequence ATGGATCTTAAAGGAAAACGAATTGGATTTGGTCTTACTGGATCACACTGCACCTATGATGCGGTTTTTCCACAACTGAAGAATTTAGTAGATGGTGGTGCAGAGGTTATTCCAGTCGTTTCTTATACTGTAAAGAATACAGACTCCAAATTTGGTGAGGCTGCTGAGCATATTAGAAAAATTGAGGAAATTACAGGGAGAGAGGTGATTGCCTCTATACCTGATGCAGAACCATTAGGACCCAAATTTCCGTTAGATTGCATGGTAATTGCACCTCTTACTGGTAATTCCATGAGTAAGTTTGCTAATGCTCTAACAGATTCACCAGTTCTCATGGCTGCTAAAGCGACTTTACGAAATCAAAATCCTGTCGTTCTAGGAATTTCAACGAACGATGCCCTTGGTCTAAACGGTGTAAATCTAATGAGACTAATGGCTACGAAAGGAATCTATTTTATTCCTTATGGCCAAGATGACCCAATTAAAAAACCAAATTCACTAGTCGCAGATATGAATCAACTAATCCCAGCAGTTGAAAAAGCATTGGATCGAGAACAACTTCAACCAGTAATTGTTCCTAAAACGTAA
- the asd gene encoding aspartate-semialdehyde dehydrogenase, with translation MSEKTTYHVAIVGATGAVGQKMIETLEKKDFPIGQLTLLSSSRSAGKVIKAFGKDVTVKEATPEAFEGVDIALFSAGGSVSKKLAPEAVKRGAVVVDNTSAFRMDPEIPLVVPEVNEKDIKEHKGIIANPNCSTIQMVAALEPIRKQFGLKRVIVSTYQAVSGAGAQAVEELETQSRAFLDGKEVEANLLPVKGDKKHYPIAFNALPQIDVFQENGYTFEEMKMINETKKIMHLPTLSVAATCVRLPFYNAHAESVYIELDQEATVEKIHEALKNAEGVTLEDDPSQQIYPTPLSSQGKPDVFVGRVRRDLDQVDGYHLWIVSDNLLKGAAWNSVQIAESLIKNNWL, from the coding sequence ATGAGTGAAAAAACAACTTATCATGTAGCAATAGTAGGCGCAACAGGTGCCGTAGGGCAAAAAATGATAGAAACACTTGAGAAAAAAGACTTTCCTATAGGGCAATTGACTTTGTTATCTTCCAGTCGATCTGCTGGAAAAGTTATTAAGGCTTTTGGAAAGGACGTAACAGTAAAGGAAGCTACACCTGAAGCATTTGAAGGTGTTGATATAGCTTTATTCTCTGCAGGTGGTTCTGTATCTAAAAAGCTAGCTCCAGAGGCTGTGAAGCGTGGAGCGGTAGTTGTTGACAATACCAGTGCCTTTCGAATGGATCCAGAAATTCCTCTTGTAGTACCTGAAGTTAACGAAAAGGATATTAAGGAGCATAAAGGGATTATTGCAAACCCAAACTGTTCAACGATCCAAATGGTTGCTGCGCTTGAACCAATTCGTAAGCAATTTGGATTAAAGAGGGTAATTGTTTCCACTTATCAAGCTGTCTCAGGTGCAGGGGCACAAGCTGTAGAAGAGTTGGAAACGCAATCAAGAGCTTTTCTTGATGGTAAAGAAGTGGAAGCGAACTTATTACCTGTTAAAGGGGATAAAAAGCATTATCCAATTGCTTTTAACGCTCTACCACAAATTGATGTTTTCCAAGAAAATGGATACACGTTTGAAGAGATGAAAATGATTAACGAAACTAAGAAAATCATGCATTTGCCGACATTGTCCGTGGCTGCAACCTGTGTAAGATTACCATTCTATAATGCTCATGCAGAAAGTGTATATATTGAGTTGGATCAAGAGGCTACAGTTGAAAAGATTCATGAAGCACTAAAAAATGCCGAAGGAGTTACGTTAGAAGATGATCCATCACAACAAATCTATCCAACACCTCTATCTTCACAAGGAAAACCAGATGTATTTGTTGGAAGAGTTAGAAGAGATCTGGATCAAGTAGATGGTTATCATCTATGGATTGTTTCAGATAATTTACTAAAGGGAGCAGCGTGGAATTCGGTTCAAATTGCTGAAAGTTTGATAAAAAACAATTGGCTTTAG
- the dapG gene encoding aspartate kinase, with amino-acid sequence MNIVVQKFGGTSVKDKEGRAHAIHHIKNALKEYDKVVVVVSAMGRKGNPYSTDTLLSLIDYPNTTVTSRELDLMMSCGETISSIVFTHECQQAGINATALTGAQAGIRTSADYTEAKIKEINTERLLGELTTKDVVVVAGFQGQAKNGDTTTIGRGGSDTTAAALGSALNANSVDIFTDVKGIMTADPRIVDSARQLDVVTYNEISNLAYQGAKVVHPRAVEIAMHGKIPLRIRSTYSDDKGTLVTDIRESITGRDIPDRLVTGIAHLPGITQVKVQAKKGGYQLQSDVFKSMAEAGISVDFINISPQGVIYTIPEKNTDKALSILDALGYDVEIIRNCAKISAVGAGMTGVPGVTAKIVQCLIDAEIQILQSADSHTTIWVLVREEDLVSAVNTLHQAFELNKEKEVSRT; translated from the coding sequence ATGAATATCGTAGTGCAAAAATTTGGTGGCACGTCCGTTAAGGATAAGGAAGGGCGTGCTCATGCTATCCATCATATCAAGAATGCCCTGAAGGAGTATGACAAAGTAGTAGTTGTTGTATCTGCAATGGGACGTAAAGGAAATCCTTATTCAACAGATACCCTGTTAAGTTTAATAGACTACCCGAACACAACTGTTACTTCAAGGGAGCTGGATTTGATGATGTCATGTGGAGAAACGATTTCTTCTATTGTATTTACACATGAATGTCAGCAGGCAGGAATAAATGCGACAGCACTAACGGGAGCACAAGCAGGAATACGCACTTCAGCAGATTATACAGAAGCAAAAATAAAAGAAATTAACACGGAGCGATTATTAGGTGAGTTAACAACAAAGGATGTTGTTGTCGTGGCAGGATTCCAAGGGCAAGCGAAAAACGGTGATACGACTACAATCGGACGCGGAGGCAGTGATACAACTGCTGCTGCACTAGGTTCTGCATTAAATGCTAACTCTGTAGATATTTTTACTGATGTAAAAGGAATTATGACAGCAGACCCTAGGATTGTTGATAGTGCTAGGCAATTAGATGTTGTCACATATAATGAAATCAGTAACTTAGCATACCAAGGAGCAAAAGTCGTCCATCCGCGAGCAGTTGAAATTGCGATGCATGGGAAGATACCGCTTCGAATTCGCTCCACTTATTCAGACGATAAAGGAACATTAGTAACAGATATACGAGAATCAATAACAGGAAGAGATATCCCCGATCGATTAGTGACTGGAATCGCGCATTTACCCGGAATAACTCAAGTGAAGGTTCAGGCTAAGAAAGGTGGATATCAGCTTCAATCAGATGTATTTAAATCGATGGCGGAAGCAGGTATTTCGGTAGACTTTATAAATATTTCTCCACAAGGGGTTATTTACACGATCCCAGAGAAAAATACGGATAAAGCATTATCGATTTTAGATGCACTTGGATACGATGTGGAAATAATAAGAAATTGCGCTAAAATTTCTGCTGTTGGTGCAGGAATGACGGGCGTTCCCGGTGTTACAGCCAAAATCGTTCAGTGTTTGATTGATGCTGAAATCCAAATTCTTCAGTCTGCTGATAGCCACACCACAATTTGGGTGTTAGTACGAGAGGAAGATTTAGTGTCTGCTGTTAACACACTTCATCAAGCCTTCGAATTGAACAAAGAAAAGGAAGTTTCCAGAACGTGA
- the dapA gene encoding 4-hydroxy-tetrahydrodipicolinate synthase: MIFGKVLTAMVTPFDNRGNVDFNKTTELINYLLDHGTDGLVVAGTTGESPTLSTEEKLALFQHVVQVVNGRVPVIAGTGSNNTHASIDLTKKAEKAGVDGIMLVTPYYNKPSQEGMFYHFSTIAESTQLPIMLYNIPGRSAVNMDVDTVIRLSQVSNIVAIKEASGNLDAMSSIIENTDDDFILYSGDDTLTLPILAIGGKGVVSVVSHVIGDSVQDMVQLFEQGRVEEAAALHRKLLPIIKSVFMAPSPSPIKTALQIKGLDVGGVRLPLVPLTAEQRQQLLETLNQ, from the coding sequence ATGATTTTCGGAAAAGTATTGACCGCTATGGTGACTCCGTTCGATAATCGTGGAAATGTAGATTTCAATAAAACCACGGAACTGATAAATTATTTGCTTGATCATGGGACAGATGGTCTAGTTGTTGCAGGAACAACTGGAGAATCTCCAACTTTGTCAACGGAAGAGAAATTGGCTTTGTTTCAACATGTCGTTCAAGTTGTAAATGGAAGGGTCCCGGTAATTGCAGGTACTGGTAGTAACAATACTCATGCATCCATTGACTTAACAAAGAAGGCTGAAAAGGCCGGCGTGGATGGCATTATGCTAGTGACTCCGTATTATAATAAACCTTCTCAGGAAGGAATGTTCTACCACTTCTCTACCATTGCAGAATCTACTCAACTTCCTATTATGCTTTATAATATACCAGGTCGTTCAGCAGTCAACATGGATGTGGATACGGTTATCCGGTTGTCACAAGTGAGTAACATTGTAGCTATAAAAGAGGCAAGTGGAAATTTGGATGCCATGTCCTCTATTATAGAAAACACAGACGATGATTTTATCTTGTACAGTGGAGATGACACATTAACTTTACCGATATTAGCAATAGGAGGGAAGGGCGTTGTCTCTGTAGTCTCACATGTTATTGGTGATTCTGTTCAAGACATGGTTCAACTTTTTGAACAAGGAAGGGTAGAGGAAGCAGCTGCCTTGCATCGGAAATTACTTCCTATCATAAAATCAGTTTTTATGGCTCCTTCACCCTCACCGATTAAAACTGCACTTCAGATCAAAGGACTAGATGTTGGAGGAGTTAGATTGCCACTTGTTCCTCTAACAGCTGAACAACGTCAGCAGTTATTAGAGACATTGAATCAATAA